A single Desulfovibrio piger DNA region contains:
- a CDS encoding MdtA/MuxA family multidrug efflux RND transporter periplasmic adaptor subunit: MKISMSKGRLLAVLALLLGCALLWRGFFEPGRQRGMPQDTPPVRVATALAQDMPHFLNGLGTVEPSSDVLVTSRVDGHLQRLHFTEGQFVRKGDLLAEIDPRPFEAALGEARGALARDTAQLENARRDLGRYEKLVSGGHIARQEYDNQRALVRQYEGTVQSDRAAVDSAALQLQYSRITAPADGVLGLRKVDEGNMVRASDTEGLVRITLLTPSYVVFTLPESRVPLVAQHWREARKNGGRLLVQAWDREQRALLAQGFLLSMDNQIDTATGTVKLKAEFANEDHTLFPNQFVNARLLVTVLPGAVTVPTAAVQLGSRGSYVYVVDKDTVRLREVTPGVRTDSLTVIDKGLAAGEVVVVDGVDRLRDGLRVRVTASMETPRVTVPDTGSGE, from the coding sequence GTGAAGATCAGCATGAGCAAGGGCCGCTTGCTGGCCGTACTGGCCCTGCTGCTGGGCTGCGCGCTGCTCTGGCGGGGATTTTTCGAGCCCGGCAGGCAGCGCGGCATGCCGCAGGACACGCCGCCGGTGCGCGTGGCCACGGCCCTGGCGCAGGACATGCCCCATTTCCTCAACGGGCTGGGCACGGTGGAACCGTCCAGCGACGTGCTGGTGACCAGCCGGGTGGACGGGCATCTGCAGCGCCTGCATTTCACGGAAGGACAGTTCGTCCGCAAGGGCGACCTGCTGGCCGAGATCGACCCCCGGCCCTTCGAGGCCGCCCTGGGCGAGGCCCGCGGTGCCCTGGCCCGCGACACGGCCCAGCTGGAGAACGCCCGCCGCGACCTGGGCCGCTATGAAAAGCTGGTGAGCGGCGGCCATATCGCCCGGCAGGAATACGACAACCAGCGCGCCCTGGTGCGCCAGTACGAGGGCACGGTGCAGTCCGACAGGGCCGCCGTGGATTCCGCGGCCCTGCAGTTGCAGTACAGCCGCATCACGGCCCCGGCCGACGGCGTGCTGGGCCTGCGCAAGGTGGACGAGGGCAACATGGTGCGCGCCTCCGATACCGAGGGCCTGGTGCGCATCACCCTGCTGACGCCTTCCTATGTGGTCTTCACCCTGCCGGAAAGCCGTGTGCCCCTGGTGGCGCAGCACTGGCGCGAGGCCCGCAAGAACGGCGGCCGCCTGCTGGTCCAGGCCTGGGACCGCGAGCAGCGGGCCCTGCTGGCCCAGGGCTTTTTGCTGAGCATGGACAACCAGATCGACACCGCCACGGGCACGGTGAAGCTCAAGGCGGAATTCGCCAACGAGGACCACACCCTCTTCCCCAACCAGTTCGTCAATGCCCGCCTGCTGGTCACGGTCCTGCCCGGGGCCGTCACGGTGCCCACCGCCGCGGTGCAGCTGGGCAGCCGCGGCTCCTACGTCTATGTGGTGGACAAGGATACCGTCCGCCTGCGCGAGGTGACGCCCGGCGTGCGTACCGACAGCCTGACCGTCATCGACAAGGGCCTTGCCGCGGGCGAGGTCGTGGTGGTGGACGGGGTGGACCGTCTGCGTGACGGCCTGCGCGTGCGCGTGACGGCCAGCATGGAGACCCCGCGCGTGACCGTGCCCGACACCGGGAGCGGGGAGTGA
- a CDS encoding sensor histidine kinase, protein MSGGSSIRRRLLVAFMLLAAGLGLTMGMVGLLSYDRLGTHLVDWYARPVMNALIEAEERSRRAEDRGRHNNLVYGADLAGLMDLQFRVGKQIPQEWRTLDPGLHFFDRMENFVFLEEHKGVRYALSGHTGLLVTIKAQLTRVLGLCAGLGLAVAALLAFLLSRRLTGQLTALTRTVSRGSVPRAGDDYPGLPPLPQVALNDEVGVLARAIASREEALRRFVQRESFFTGDVSHELRTPLTVMQGGLEVLELQLERLPGAERCAPTVERLQRTVHDMSATVGVLLLLARRPENIELEPVDLALLVRETAQGQDCFSLDLPESREVQAQPALAGIVVKNLLDNARLYSENGRVAVHLDGHALQVCNAGRIPEDMDIFARGVRARVRGDATPGGSGLGLSLVRRACEHLGWSVSYRHSGENETLFEVRFVPDSDGEHV, encoded by the coding sequence GTGAGCGGCGGCTCGTCCATCCGGCGGCGGCTGCTGGTCGCGTTCATGCTGCTGGCCGCCGGCCTCGGCCTGACCATGGGCATGGTGGGCCTGCTCTCCTATGACAGGCTGGGCACCCACCTGGTGGACTGGTACGCGCGTCCGGTCATGAATGCCCTCATCGAGGCCGAGGAGCGCTCGCGCCGCGCCGAGGACAGGGGACGGCACAACAATCTGGTCTACGGGGCCGATCTGGCGGGCCTCATGGATCTGCAGTTCCGGGTGGGCAAGCAGATCCCCCAGGAATGGCGCACGCTGGACCCCGGACTGCATTTCTTCGACCGCATGGAGAATTTCGTCTTCCTTGAGGAGCACAAGGGCGTGCGCTACGCCCTGAGCGGGCACACGGGCCTGCTGGTGACCATCAAGGCCCAGCTGACCCGGGTGCTGGGCCTGTGCGCGGGCCTGGGCCTGGCCGTGGCGGCCCTGCTGGCCTTCCTGCTCAGCCGGCGGCTCACGGGGCAGCTGACCGCGCTGACCCGCACCGTGTCCCGCGGCTCTGTGCCCCGTGCCGGTGACGACTATCCCGGCCTGCCTCCGTTGCCGCAGGTGGCCCTCAATGACGAGGTGGGCGTGCTGGCCCGGGCCATCGCCAGCCGCGAGGAGGCCCTGCGCCGTTTCGTCCAGCGCGAAAGCTTCTTCACCGGTGATGTGAGCCACGAGCTGCGCACCCCCCTGACCGTCATGCAGGGCGGGCTGGAGGTGCTGGAACTGCAGCTGGAGCGCCTGCCCGGCGCCGAACGCTGCGCGCCCACGGTGGAGCGCCTGCAACGCACGGTGCACGACATGTCCGCCACGGTGGGCGTGCTTCTGCTGCTGGCCCGCCGCCCCGAGAACATCGAGCTCGAGCCCGTGGATCTGGCCCTGCTGGTGCGCGAGACGGCCCAGGGGCAGGACTGCTTTTCGCTGGACCTTCCCGAAAGCCGGGAAGTGCAGGCACAGCCCGCCCTGGCGGGTATCGTCGTCAAGAATCTGCTGGACAATGCCCGGCTTTACTCGGAAAATGGCCGCGTTGCCGTGCACCTGGACGGACATGCGCTCCAGGTGTGCAATGCGGGGCGCATCCCCGAGGATATGGACATCTTTGCCCGCGGGGTGCGTGCCCGTGTCCGGGGGGATGCCACGCCGGGCGGCAGCGGTCTGGGCCTGTCGCTGGTGCGTCGCGCCTGCGAGCATCTGGGCTGGTCGGTGAGCTACCGGCACAGCGGAGAAAACGAGACACTGTTCGAGGTGCGTTTCGTGCCGGACAGTGATGGAGAACATGTGTGA
- a CDS encoding response regulator transcription factor encodes MVPVSVLLVEDNEDILANLYAYLEPLGYELDCARNGRTGLEMAASGQFDLVVLDIMLPGLDGISLCRALRGEHGVQVPVIMLTARDTVADRVLGLDAGADDYLVKPFALRELEARIRALLRRGRAQENAQGGELRVDDVCIDVAGHRVTRQGREVRVSPTGFRILCELARRAPALVRREELERRLWGDDLPGGSALRTHIHELRQHLDKPFGSPVLHTISHVGYRLGREEEPEA; translated from the coding sequence ATGGTGCCTGTCTCTGTCCTGCTGGTGGAAGATAACGAGGACATCCTCGCCAACCTGTACGCCTATCTGGAGCCCCTGGGCTATGAACTGGATTGCGCCCGCAACGGCCGTACGGGCCTCGAGATGGCGGCGTCCGGCCAGTTCGACCTGGTGGTGCTGGACATCATGCTCCCCGGCCTGGACGGCATCAGCCTGTGCCGCGCCCTGCGCGGGGAACACGGCGTGCAGGTGCCGGTCATCATGCTGACGGCCCGCGATACCGTGGCCGACCGCGTGCTGGGCCTGGACGCCGGGGCCGACGACTATCTGGTCAAGCCCTTTGCCCTGCGCGAGCTGGAGGCCCGCATCCGGGCCCTGCTGCGGCGGGGCCGCGCGCAGGAGAACGCCCAGGGCGGCGAGCTGCGGGTGGATGACGTCTGCATCGATGTGGCCGGGCACCGGGTCACGCGGCAGGGCCGCGAGGTCAGGGTGAGCCCCACGGGCTTCCGCATCCTGTGCGAGCTGGCGCGCCGGGCTCCCGCCCTGGTCCGTCGCGAGGAGCTGGAGCGCCGCCTCTGGGGCGACGACCTGCCCGGCGGCAGTGCCCTGCGGACGCACATCCACGAACTGCGCCAGCATCTGGACAAGCCTTTCGGCAGCCCCGTGCTGCACACCATCTCCCATGTGGGCTACCGCCTTGGCCGTGAAGAGGAGCCGGAGGCGTGA
- a CDS encoding NirD/YgiW/YdeI family stress tolerance protein produces MRIVSVLLLLAAGLLLLPPGTGAAGFVGPGVSPTLTRAADVLNAWDDAPCVLEGHILEKIPRKDRYLFEDGSGRVVVEIEHETFGHLTVTPQDKVRLVGHVDWSSKHPNEVEVDALAIIP; encoded by the coding sequence ATGCGAATTGTTTCTGTGCTGCTTCTGCTGGCCGCCGGCCTGCTGCTGCTCCCGCCGGGTACCGGTGCGGCGGGCTTCGTGGGCCCCGGCGTCTCGCCGACGCTGACCCGCGCGGCCGACGTGCTCAATGCCTGGGACGACGCCCCGTGCGTCCTGGAAGGCCACATCCTGGAAAAGATCCCCCGCAAGGACCGTTATCTTTTTGAGGACGGGAGCGGCCGCGTGGTGGTGGAGATAGAACACGAGACCTTCGGGCACCTGACGGTCACCCCGCAGGACAAGGTGCGCCTGGTGGGGCATGTGGACTGGAGCTCCAAGCATCCCAATGAGGTGGAGGTGGACGCGCTGGCCATCATCCCGTGA
- a CDS encoding YgiW/YdeI family stress tolerance OB fold protein — protein MRLLLSCVMVLALAFPVMAAQGGFQGPGQASGGFQGPTSGVQADTVAKALKAWDDAPVMLTGHIVERVAGSDDKYNFRDATGTIVVEIDHEVFAGRTVTPSDRVRLSGKLDKEMMDPTKVDVKVLEILK, from the coding sequence ATGCGTCTGCTGCTTTCTTGTGTGATGGTTCTGGCTCTTGCTTTCCCTGTCATGGCTGCCCAGGGCGGTTTCCAGGGACCGGGACAGGCTTCCGGCGGTTTCCAGGGACCCACGTCCGGCGTCCAGGCCGATACCGTGGCCAAGGCCCTCAAAGCCTGGGACGATGCGCCGGTGATGCTGACGGGCCACATCGTGGAACGTGTGGCCGGCAGTGATGACAAGTACAATTTCCGTGACGCCACGGGCACCATCGTGGTAGAGATCGACCATGAGGTGTTCGCCGGACGCACGGTGACGCCCTCCGACCGGGTGCGCCTTTCCGGCAAGCTGGACAAGGAGATGATGGATCCCACCAAGGTCGACGTGAAGGTCCTGGAAATCCTCAAGTAG
- a CDS encoding S24 family peptidase, giving the protein MEAKNRFSFISTQGFADRLRRRRLALGLRKQDLAAQVGVSLTTIQQYENGQLPKGEFAVRLGAALRCSLDWLLAGQGNVEGALQEQWAGLVMVPMVEARLSAGTGSFETSADVVRHYAFREDFLRRKGSPSHMALLRVSGDSMEPRICHNDVVLVDQSQKDPVPGRIYAVSVEDLVYLKVVNAMPGRLILSSYNPAYPPIEACTTDQLADLVRIVGRAVWVGRELD; this is encoded by the coding sequence ATGGAAGCCAAAAATAGATTTTCCTTTATTTCAACACAGGGCTTTGCCGACCGCCTGCGCCGTCGCCGCCTTGCCCTCGGCCTGCGCAAGCAGGACCTAGCCGCGCAGGTGGGGGTCAGCCTGACCACCATCCAGCAGTATGAGAACGGCCAGCTGCCCAAGGGGGAGTTCGCCGTCCGGCTGGGGGCCGCCCTGCGCTGCTCGCTGGACTGGCTGCTGGCCGGACAGGGGAATGTGGAAGGGGCCCTGCAGGAGCAGTGGGCCGGTCTGGTCATGGTGCCCATGGTGGAGGCGCGCCTTTCCGCCGGGACGGGGAGTTTCGAGACCAGCGCCGACGTGGTGCGGCACTATGCCTTCCGCGAGGATTTTTTGCGCCGCAAGGGCAGTCCGTCGCACATGGCCCTGCTGCGGGTCTCCGGCGACAGCATGGAGCCGCGCATCTGCCACAACGACGTGGTCCTTGTGGACCAGAGCCAGAAAGACCCGGTGCCCGGCCGCATCTATGCCGTGAGTGTGGAGGACCTGGTCTACCTCAAGGTGGTCAATGCCATGCCGGGGCGCCTGATCCTCAGCAGCTACAATCCCGCCTATCCGCCCATCGAGGCCTGCACCACCGACCAGCTGGCCGACCTGGTGCGCATCGTGGGGCGGGCGGTCTGGGTGGGGCGTGAGCTGGATTGA
- a CDS encoding Mor transcription activator family protein — protein sequence MAAYGGTCLYIPRCARLARQVRQRELLGAFSRHTAAGTSSNAEVRFLARRYGITDRRVWQLLKQEAELPAEVPEGPGAPLRS from the coding sequence CTGGCTGCCTATGGCGGCACCTGTCTGTACATCCCCCGCTGCGCCCGTCTCGCCCGCCAGGTACGCCAGCGGGAGCTGCTCGGCGCCTTCAGTCGCCATACGGCCGCCGGGACCTCCAGCAATGCCGAGGTGCGCTTCCTGGCCCGCCGTTACGGCATCACGGACCGGCGCGTCTGGCAGCTGCTCAAGCAGGAGGCGGAACTGCCGGCCGAAGTCCCCGAGGGACCCGGCGCCCCCCTCCGGAGCTGA
- a CDS encoding glycoside hydrolase family 108 protein yields the protein MRDNFTLAHTFTARWEGGLSDHEADPGGITNHGISLRWVTDLARQARERCLRDARQCATCPRRTGPDCDYFSLDLDHDGDIDADDIRACTREQAARLFRRHFWEALGCDRLPLPLAVTLYDGAVNMGASRAVKQLQEAMNATGETQLDHYSPITEDGIMGPDTRELANALADVHLDWYAARSSLRLRDAFYRRLAASRPSMKVFLTGWRNRVKALHQHLADLEREAQ from the coding sequence ATGCGCGACAACTTCACTCTGGCCCATACGTTCACGGCCCGCTGGGAAGGCGGCCTTTCCGACCATGAAGCCGATCCCGGCGGCATCACCAATCACGGCATCTCCCTGCGCTGGGTCACGGATCTGGCCCGGCAGGCCAGGGAGCGCTGCCTGCGCGACGCCCGGCAATGCGCCACCTGCCCCCGGCGCACGGGCCCGGACTGCGACTATTTCAGCCTGGATCTGGACCATGACGGCGACATCGACGCCGACGACATCCGCGCCTGCACCAGGGAGCAGGCGGCCCGCCTGTTCCGCAGGCATTTCTGGGAGGCCCTGGGCTGCGACCGCCTGCCCCTGCCGCTGGCCGTCACGCTCTATGACGGTGCAGTCAACATGGGCGCCAGCCGGGCCGTGAAGCAGTTGCAGGAAGCCATGAACGCCACGGGCGAGACCCAGCTCGACCACTATTCCCCCATCACCGAGGACGGCATCATGGGCCCGGACACCCGCGAACTGGCCAACGCGCTGGCCGACGTGCATCTGGACTGGTACGCGGCCCGGAGCAGCCTGCGCCTGCGGGACGCCTTCTACCGGCGTCTGGCCGCGTCCCGTCCGTCCATGAAGGTCTTCCTGACGGGCTGGCGCAACAGGGTGAAGGCCCTGCACCAGCATCTGGCCGATCTGGAACGGGAGGCGCAGTGA
- a CDS encoding terminase large subunit domain-containing protein translates to MNLNPAEPLMETPCIIPYAPRPLQWRFHQQRTRFCVLLCHRRFGKTVAAVNDLLRAALRTSRTDWRAAYAAPYLGQAKAVAWDYLRHFAGVIPGTRFHEGELRCDLPNGARIRLYGTDNAQALRGLYLDDLVLDEPADMPREVWSQILRPALADRQGRALFCGTPKGCDNLLYDVWQLAGSLGAAEGWSRFRFPASQTGYLPQAELDAARRGMSEAEYRQEFECSFAAAVRGAYYAALLDAADLAGRICPLPVSPDLPVHTAWDLGMDDATAIWFFQVEPSGAWRMLDYYEASGEGLAHYAAVLAAKARPEGTAAADGIAGRGFCYGRHLAPHDIRVRELGTGQSRLESAARLGIRFGIAPSLPLADGIDAVRRALPRLWFDSRHCAAGLAALRSYRRQWRPRQEQFSSGPLHDGSSHAADALRYAVTGFRPLEPPLPPARARISYDVLGLGR, encoded by the coding sequence ATGAACCTGAACCCCGCCGAGCCCCTCATGGAAACGCCCTGCATCATCCCCTATGCGCCGCGCCCCCTGCAGTGGCGCTTCCACCAGCAGCGCACCCGCTTCTGCGTGCTGCTCTGCCATCGCCGTTTCGGCAAGACCGTGGCTGCCGTCAACGACCTGCTGCGGGCGGCCCTGCGCACCTCCCGGACGGACTGGCGCGCCGCCTACGCCGCCCCCTATCTGGGACAGGCCAAGGCCGTGGCCTGGGACTATCTGCGGCATTTCGCGGGCGTCATCCCCGGCACCCGCTTCCATGAAGGCGAACTGCGCTGCGACCTGCCCAACGGCGCGCGCATCCGCCTGTACGGCACGGACAACGCCCAGGCCCTGCGCGGCCTGTATCTGGATGATCTGGTGCTGGACGAGCCCGCCGACATGCCCCGCGAAGTCTGGAGCCAGATCCTGCGCCCCGCGCTGGCGGACCGGCAGGGACGGGCCCTGTTCTGCGGCACGCCCAAGGGCTGTGACAACCTGCTGTATGATGTCTGGCAGCTGGCGGGCAGTCTGGGGGCGGCGGAGGGCTGGTCACGCTTCCGCTTCCCGGCCTCGCAGACGGGCTACCTGCCGCAGGCCGAGCTGGACGCCGCCCGCCGCGGCATGAGCGAGGCCGAGTACCGGCAGGAATTCGAATGTTCCTTCGCCGCCGCTGTGCGCGGGGCCTATTATGCCGCCCTGCTGGATGCCGCCGATCTGGCGGGACGCATCTGTCCCCTGCCGGTGAGCCCCGACCTGCCCGTGCATACGGCCTGGGACCTGGGCATGGACGACGCCACGGCCATCTGGTTCTTCCAGGTGGAGCCCTCCGGCGCCTGGCGCATGCTGGACTATTACGAGGCCAGCGGCGAGGGCCTGGCCCATTATGCGGCCGTGCTGGCCGCCAAGGCCCGGCCGGAAGGGACGGCCGCAGCCGACGGCATCGCGGGACGCGGCTTCTGTTACGGCCGCCATCTGGCCCCGCACGACATCCGGGTGCGGGAGCTGGGCACGGGCCAGAGTCGTCTGGAGAGCGCCGCCCGCCTGGGTATCCGCTTCGGCATCGCCCCGTCCCTGCCGCTGGCCGACGGCATCGATGCCGTGCGCCGCGCCCTGCCCCGGCTCTGGTTCGACAGCCGCCACTGTGCCGCCGGGCTGGCGGCCCTGCGCTCCTACCGGCGGCAATGGCGGCCCCGGCAGGAACAGTTCTCCTCCGGCCCGCTGCATGACGGCTCCAGCCACGCCGCCGATGCGCTGCGCTACGCGGTCACGGGCTTCCGTCCTCTGGAGCCCCCCCTGCCCCCGGCCCGGGCCCGCATCAGCTATGACGTGCTGGGGCTGGGACGATGA
- a CDS encoding portal protein, whose protein sequence is MRPAQRPVMRALLGAARQGPPAPAAERPEAEDRLALRVPALARRYRALLERRSPWDTAWESLAGHFLPTRFRTGDSLDDRPLLNRSLVDATGILAMRTLAAGLQGGMTSPARPWFRLALDDPDLSRSHAGQRYLDEVEARMRVVLQRCNFYNAMHTIYAELGTFGTAFVFELADLRHGFRFVPLCAGQYVLDTDAARRVDTVFHRMHMSLRQMVQSFGPEALPENLRLAARRTPDQRHAVIHAVLPRTERLPRLAGPCHMPWASVYWLEGREGQVVPLKESGFLGFPGFGPRWDVAANDVYGRSPAMDALPDCRMLQQMGITTLKAIHKAVDPPMSVHAGLRSVGLDLTPGGINFVDSLPGQSQPVATPLLQVKPDLAQARSAMEAVQQQIRAGLYNDLFRLILEGRSKVTASEIAAREEEKLLLIGPVLERLHDELLIPLIDRTFRLMLALDMLPPCPPELSGRHLKVEFVSLLAQAQKLVGISATDQYLALTLKAASAWPEALDSVDVDNLLDNYAQSLGLPANLTRPREERARMRAGREEARQAEQQLELLQKAADLGHTLADSGLTVEGEKSSVLQVLANLAAGASPALRPQQPNGMTPPPGGQA, encoded by the coding sequence ATGCGTCCGGCACAGCGCCCCGTGATGCGGGCCCTGCTGGGGGCAGCGCGTCAGGGCCCCCCGGCTCCCGCGGCGGAACGGCCGGAAGCCGAAGATCGCCTTGCCCTGCGCGTCCCGGCCCTGGCCCGGCGTTACCGGGCCCTGCTGGAACGGCGTTCGCCCTGGGACACGGCCTGGGAGAGTCTGGCCGGGCACTTTCTGCCCACCCGTTTCCGTACCGGCGACAGCCTGGACGACCGCCCCCTGCTCAACCGCTCGCTGGTGGATGCCACGGGCATCCTGGCCATGCGGACCCTGGCCGCCGGCCTGCAGGGCGGCATGACCAGCCCTGCCCGGCCCTGGTTCCGGCTGGCCCTGGACGACCCCGACCTTTCGCGCAGCCACGCGGGCCAGCGCTATCTGGATGAGGTGGAGGCCCGCATGCGTGTTGTGCTGCAGCGCTGCAACTTCTACAACGCCATGCACACCATCTATGCGGAACTGGGGACCTTCGGCACGGCCTTCGTCTTCGAGCTGGCCGACCTGCGCCACGGCTTCCGCTTCGTGCCGCTCTGCGCCGGACAGTACGTGCTGGATACGGACGCGGCCCGGCGGGTGGATACGGTCTTCCACCGCATGCACATGAGCCTGCGCCAGATGGTGCAGAGCTTCGGCCCGGAGGCCCTGCCGGAAAACCTGCGGCTGGCGGCCCGGCGCACGCCGGACCAGCGTCATGCGGTCATCCATGCCGTACTGCCGCGCACGGAACGCCTCCCCCGGCTGGCGGGGCCATGCCACATGCCCTGGGCATCGGTCTACTGGCTGGAAGGCCGGGAAGGACAGGTCGTGCCCCTGAAGGAATCCGGCTTCCTGGGCTTTCCCGGTTTCGGTCCGCGCTGGGACGTGGCGGCCAACGATGTCTACGGCCGCTCGCCCGCCATGGATGCCCTGCCCGACTGCCGCATGCTGCAACAGATGGGCATCACCACGCTCAAGGCCATCCACAAGGCCGTGGACCCGCCCATGAGCGTCCATGCGGGCCTGCGCTCCGTGGGGCTCGACCTGACGCCCGGCGGCATCAACTTCGTGGACAGCCTGCCCGGGCAGAGCCAGCCCGTGGCCACGCCCCTGCTGCAGGTCAAGCCCGATCTGGCCCAGGCCCGTTCCGCCATGGAAGCCGTGCAGCAGCAGATACGGGCCGGGCTCTACAATGATCTGTTCCGCCTGATCCTGGAAGGACGCAGCAAGGTCACGGCCAGCGAGATCGCCGCCCGCGAGGAAGAGAAGCTGCTGCTCATCGGCCCCGTGCTGGAACGCCTGCACGACGAGCTGCTGATACCGCTCATCGACCGTACCTTCCGGCTCATGCTGGCCCTGGACATGCTGCCGCCCTGCCCGCCGGAGCTGAGCGGACGCCACCTCAAGGTGGAATTCGTCTCCCTGCTGGCGCAGGCCCAGAAACTGGTGGGCATCAGCGCCACGGACCAGTATCTGGCCCTGACCCTCAAGGCGGCCTCGGCCTGGCCCGAAGCCCTGGACAGCGTGGATGTGGACAACCTGCTGGACAATTATGCCCAAAGCCTCGGCCTGCCCGCGAACCTGACCCGCCCCCGCGAGGAACGGGCCCGGATGCGGGCCGGACGCGAGGAGGCGCGGCAGGCGGAACAGCAGCTGGAACTGCTGCAGAAGGCCGCCGACCTGGGCCACACCCTGGCCGACAGCGGCCTGACCGTGGAAGGGGAAAAGAGCTCCGTCCTGCAGGTACTGGCCAACCTGGCCGCCGGGGCTTCCCCCGCCCTGCGGCCGCAACAGCCGAACGGCATGACGCCGCCCCCGGGAGGACAGGCATGA
- a CDS encoding major capsid protein codes for MSATLGFVATLAEMEQFYRGDKAGQIIELMNKTNDIMDDVPWMEANQSDGHLTRIRTGLPAVYWRRLYQGTPPAKSQWSQVKEGCGILEAIMELDVEEIRLYGDRDRSFRMSEGIAFAEAMRQKVARTLFYGDSNRNPDEFNGLAMRYPASDAENVLDAGGRDGGCTSLWLVSWGPQSVHGIYPKGSRGGLSHEDLKIYMAQDGNGRKYQVTGDKYNWRCGLAVRDWRGVVRIANVPVAALGKRKGEEGFVDLQKLTIEAKNRMPQHLRRKAVWYANADVLTALELQNSDAGQVQLHYGEFFDARAVPVLHGRPVRQCDAIASDEASI; via the coding sequence ATGTCCGCCACTCTGGGTTTTGTGGCCACGCTGGCCGAAATGGAGCAGTTCTATCGCGGCGACAAGGCCGGCCAGATCATCGAGCTGATGAACAAGACCAACGACATCATGGATGACGTGCCCTGGATGGAAGCCAACCAGTCCGACGGCCATCTGACGCGCATCCGCACCGGCCTGCCCGCCGTGTACTGGCGCCGCCTCTATCAGGGCACGCCGCCCGCCAAGTCCCAGTGGAGCCAGGTCAAGGAAGGCTGCGGCATCCTTGAGGCCATCATGGAACTGGATGTGGAAGAGATCCGCCTGTACGGCGACCGCGACCGTTCCTTCCGCATGAGCGAGGGCATCGCCTTTGCCGAGGCCATGCGCCAGAAGGTGGCCCGCACCCTGTTCTACGGCGACAGCAACCGCAACCCCGACGAATTCAACGGCCTGGCCATGCGTTACCCGGCCAGCGATGCCGAGAACGTGCTGGATGCCGGTGGCCGCGACGGCGGCTGCACCTCGCTCTGGCTGGTCTCCTGGGGGCCGCAGTCCGTGCACGGCATCTATCCCAAGGGCAGCCGCGGCGGCCTTTCCCACGAGGACCTCAAGATCTACATGGCACAGGACGGGAACGGCCGCAAATATCAGGTCACGGGCGACAAATACAACTGGCGCTGCGGTCTGGCCGTGCGCGACTGGCGCGGGGTGGTGCGCATCGCCAACGTGCCCGTGGCCGCGCTGGGCAAGCGCAAGGGCGAGGAAGGTTTCGTTGACCTGCAGAAGCTGACCATCGAAGCCAAGAACCGCATGCCCCAGCATCTGCGCCGGAAAGCCGTCTGGTACGCCAACGCCGACGTGCTCACCGCGCTGGAACTCCAGAACTCCGACGCCGGGCAGGTGCAGCTGCACTACGGCGAATTCTTCGATGCCAGGGCCGTGCCCGTGCTGCACGGCCGCCCCGTGCGCCAGTGCGATGCCATCGCCTCGGACGAGGCGTCCATCTAG